The sequence TCAAATCATTCTTATTTAGAGTAGCTATAAGCAAGGCTTCTTGTTGTGCTACTTCTTCTGTCGTCCAACCGTAGTAAGCTGCCATTTCTTTTATCACTTCTGGAGCAACTCCATCCAGTTGTTCCCGCATAAAGAGCATATAGTTTGTTCTACGAAGCAGATAATCCACTACTGTCAAAGTCATTTCTTCTTTCATGGCATAATGAAGAGAAAGCAAATCACGTTGATTAAGGTCAGACACAGCCTCTACTTTATGGTTCAAGGCAAATACTTTTGGCGCATTTGAACCGTACAAGTTAGCAAGATAGAGGGCATCGTCGTAGTCCAATCCTTTTTTCACCCCTAATTGTGCCAAGTGTTCAATTTCTTCTGCTACGTTTGCAGGGTTCAATTCTCCACCAGAAACAGGATAGGTCTTAGAATTGATGAGTTTAAAGCTGCGCCCATGTTCTTCTTTGAGGATGTCTGCTACTTTTTCCAAGGCACCTTCTGCCATCTTACGGAAGTCTGTGATTTTACCACCAGCAAGAGTCAGCAAACCATTGTCATCACGATCAAGGGCAGAACCGCGTGATACAGCAGACGGATCCAAATGTTTTTCAGAAACACTGCCTTCGAGATGGCTCAAATCATGTTCCACATCGTCCCGTGTCTTTTCATTGTTCAAATAAGCTTTGACTGTTTCAATCAAGCTATTGAAACTATCATCGCTAAGTTTACCATTATTTCCACCGTTGTAATCAGAAGCACCATTTCCAGACAAGAGCGGCCGAAGTCCCGCCCAACCACTTTCGATATCATCAATGGTCAGATTAGCTTCTGGGAAGCGATTGTTGACAATTTCAAGAAGATAGTCAACGTCTTCTTGGGTTACCGTCGGATTCGCCAAATCGCCAGTATAGTCCGTATCTGTCGTACCAAAGTAGGTTTTATTTTCGCGTGGAAGGACAAAGACCATGCGACCATCTGCGTGACCTGTATCAAAGTAAGTTGGCTGAGGAACAGACAAACGAGAACTATCGACAACTAGGTGTACACCCTTGGTTGGACGCATTTGAAAGACACCTGAACCTTCGCCACCAAGATTTCGCACTTCATCGCTCCAAGGTCCTGTTGTATTGATAACCAATCGTGCACGAATTTCAAAGGTGCTGTCTGTCAGTAAGTCGCGCGCGACGATACCAACAACTTTTCCAACCTCATTCTTGATGAATTTCTCAGCTTTGACACGGCTAGCAATCAAGGCACCATCTTTAGCTGCACGTTTGATATTTTCAATAACCAAGCGAGCATCATTGTTACGAAAGTCAAGGTAAACTCCACCGCCAAGCAAGCCTTCTTTTTTCAGGTGAGGTGCCCGCTCTAAGACTTCTTCTCTCGTCAAAACCTTATTGGCAAGGTCTGTATTGTTAACACCAGCCAAGAGGTCATAGAGGTCCATAGCCACTTTCAAACGAAAGAGACTAAAGGTCGAACCTTCTTCATCATAGACAGGAAGCAACATTGGGTCTGGCTTGGGAATGTGAGGCGCAATATTTTGTACAACCGCACGTTCTGAAACTGTATCGGAAACCACTTCTACATCAAATTGTTTGAGGTAGCGGAGTCCACCGTGAACCAATTTGGTTGAACGGCTGGATGTCCCTTCGGCAAAGTCTTGCATTTCAATCAAGGCTGTCTCCATGCCACTAGCAGCAGCTTGGAGGGCTACTCCAGCCCCCGTAATACCGCCACCAATAATCAAGAGATCCAACTGTCTATCTTGCATTTTTTCAATCGCTAAGCGACGTGTTTCTTTTGAAAATTCCATGTTTTCACACTTTCTATTTCTTTACTCTTCATCCAATTGTGCAAATAATTGCGTTGCAGCAACTGCTTTTTTCCAGCCTTTATAAAGCTGTTCTTTACGAGCTTCATTCATAGCTGGTTGGAAGGATTGGCCAACTGCATTCAATTCTTTCAATTCATCCAAGTCTTTCCAGAAACCAACTGCCAGACCTGCTAGGAAGGCTGCACCAAGAGCAGTTGTCTCCAAGTTTTTCGCACGCGCAATCTCAATGCCAAGAATATCAGCCTGGAATTGCATGAGAAGACTGTTCATAGCCGCGCCTCCATCTACTTTCAAAACAGAGATATCAATACCTGAATCAATCTGCATGGTATCAATAACATCTCGTACCTGGTAGGCAATAGATTGAAGAGTTGCCTTCACAAAATCTTCCTTGGTTGTTCCACGCGTCAATCCAAAAACAGATCCACGCGCATCTGAATTCCAGTAAGGAGCTCCCAAGCCAGTAAAGGCTGGTACAACATAGACTTCATCATTGCTAGTGGACTTACGAGCCAACTCCTCCGATTCAGGTGACTCTTTGACCATCCGCATTCCGTCACGAAGCCATTGCACAGCTGATCCTGCTATAAAGATTGAACCTTCTAGCGCATAATAGACCTTGCCATTGATACCATAACCGATAGTGGTCAAGAGGCTATTATCAGAAAGCTGCATTTCCTCTCCCGTATTCATAACGATAAAAGAACCTGTTCCATAGGTATTTTTCACCATACCTGGTTCAAAGGCCAACTGACCAAATAGGGCTGCTTGTTGGTCACCTGCCATACCAGAGATTGGTACTTCTGCTCCGTAGAAATGGAATGGAGCTGTCGTTCCGTAGATTTCTGAGTTGGAACGAACTTCAGGCAACATAGCTTTTGGAATATTGAGCAATTCAAGGATTTCATCATCCCACTTGAGCTCTTTGATATTGTATAACATAGTACGTGCCGCGTTTGAGTAGTCCGTCACATGGCACTTGCCATTTGTCAATTTCCATACCAACCAAGTATCAATGGTTCCAAAGAGGATTTCTCCCTTTTCTGCACGCTCTTGGGCTCCAGGAACTTGATCCAAAATCCAACGAACCTTGGTTGCTGAAAAGTAGGCATCAATAACCAAACCTGTCTTCTTATGGAAGAGGTCTGCATGCCCATCTTGTTTTAACTGATCTGCAATGTGAGCTGTCTGGCGAGATTGCCAGACAATGGCATTGTAAATTGGAAGTCCTGTTTCCTTGTCCCAAACAACTGTCGTTTCACGTTGGTTAGTAATCCCAATCCCTTCAATCTGGTCTGGACGAACACCACTTTCAATAAAGGATCCCGCAATGACAGACTGGACGGAATTCCAAATTTCATTGGCATTGTGTTCTACCCAACCTGGTTTAGGGAAAATTTGCGTGAATTCTTTTTGGTAACTACCCACTTTTTCACCTTTTTTGTTAAAGATGATGGCGCGTGAGCTCGTTGTACCTTGGTCAATGGCCATAATGTATTTTTCTGCAGACATATCCTGTCCTCCCCATTTTTGTTTTCTTGAAAACGCTTCCGTTTTCCTTGTGACTTTATTGTAAACTATTTTGTGAATTTTTCCTTATCATTTTTTTTACATTTTACAAAAAATCTGATAAAACATCCTTCTATCAAGGATTAAACCAACTTATGAATCATACAAAACATACAAAAACTTCCTAGATTTTTCTAGGAAGCTGATTGATTATCGGCGCTCAATCTTATAATACTCTCCTTCCAACAATCGCTTGGCTTGGTCAAGTTTTTGAAGATGTAGAGAGGAAATAATCTTTTTTAGAGCGAGAATATCATATGGATGTGGATAGGAAAAAAGCTGATAGGTATGAGAGCTGGTCAGAGGGTAATCCAAGCATATAATCAGGTCATAGTCTTTTCCTTTTTCGAAGAATTCAAACTGCAGAGCACCATTCCCGTCTAATTCCTGTTGCAAGTATTGGAACAAGGGAAGATTCCTTACTTTGGAATAACTAGAAGCCAAAGCGAGGCGAACCTTGGTTCTCTCAACTTGTAAAAGATAAACAATGAGTTGGACCATAGCTTGAAACTGCTGGTCAGCAATTGGTTTTGTCACATGCTGAAACCAATTTTCTTGAACTGAAATCAGTATTTGCTTGGCTAAATCCTGTAGGGCTGTCGGACAGGAAGGGCATTCTTCAAAGCCTGTTTCAATCCAAGATTGAAAAAAATAGAGCTGACTAAAGACTTGATTGAGTTGATAAAGGCTCTCTTCTTCCATCATCAACTCCATCTGCATTGAAGTTTTTAGTTCCTGAAAACTCCAACTTGTCGCTTCCATGATTGGGCCACCAAAACCTAGTAATTGCTCTAATTGATGGGCAGCCAAGATACCTTGACTAAATAGAAAAGCAAAAATCGTCATGGCATCTCCTTCTTGAAAGGAGCTTGATTTTTGTTGACTCATGGTGAGAAAAAGGCTGCGCAATTGACGGTAAAATTTATGCTGATGATAGGGCTTCATTATTTCATAAGTCGACTGGAAATCCAGATCCTTTAAGCGCATGCGTTTTTGTACCAAGGTCAACCACAGGCCTAATTGGTGGGCTTGACGAGGATTAAAGGATGATTGATACTGTCTTTCAAAAATAGGTAAGTAGGCCAATTGTTCCTGGTAAACCCGATCCAGTTCAAAATCAGAAGCTGGCTGGGTTAGCCACAGTAAATTAAAATAGAAATAGCGTATCTGTAGTTCACTCCCTTTTAATTTCCCACCCTTGATTCCAATTTGAAATTCCTTGAGCAGTTTATTGAGACTGGCTAATTGACGGCTAATCGTTGCTTCGCTAACCAACAATTCTTGAGCCAATAGTGGAATTGATACATCATTGCGATCGAGTAAACAAAGTAAAAGCTGGTAGCGTAAGCTCGGACGACAGAGATAGCCCAACAATTCCTGACTAGACAAACTTGCAGACCGTTTCAAAGTAAGATTTTCGTCTTCTAAGGAAAATTCCAAGCCTAATTCATCTACGCCCGCATCTTCATTAAAAGTTGTAATATAGCGAAGAAGAGTTGATCGTGACACATCAAGACGTCGGCATGCTTCTTTCAAACTAAGAGCATGCCCCATTCTTTGCAAATCTAGCATCAGATGAAGAATGGCATTTTCTCGTTTTTCTAATAAGTGGGCAATATGCACTACAAGTCCCCCTCCCTTCTCCGTCTATCATGGTAATAATAGTTGGCAGCTTCTATTAAAATGGGAACCAGAGCAGTTTGTTGTGGCAGACAAAGCCAAGATTGTTGCAACAAATCCTCAATCCTTAAACCTTGCTGAATAGCAAAAGCCAGCTGATTCATTTGTGCCAGATGATCCGATTTTGAAATCAATTGCCCACCCAAAAGACGACCATCGGTCTGGCTCAAAACCAGCTTGAAATCCAATTTTTCCTTATCCCATTGACTATAAGGTTGCTGGATACGAACAACATCTGTGTCCAGCCACAATTGCGCCTCTTTTTCTGTCAAACCAACGCTTGTCATATTTACCCCAAAAATCCGACTGGAGACAATACGCACAACGTCTTTTAAGGGACGCTTCTTCTCTTGTAAATTTGCAACCGCTAAGCGACCTGTTAAAATTGCATGGTTAATCATTGGAAGATAGGCTTGACCAAAAAAAGCAAATGGAAGTCGTATAAGGTCGCCGACCGCAAAAACTCCTGGTCGACTGGTTTCCAGGAAGGCATCAACAACCAAGCAACCATCTGGATCGAGTTCTAATTGCCCTTGCAAGAACTGACTATTGGGTCTAAAATTCGTTGCTAGGAGGCCAAAATCCGCCTGAATGCTCTCTTCATAAGTTTCACAGACAAGACTACCATCCTCAATCCCTAGCCTATTAACTGTTTGACCGAAATAGGTTTTGATATTTCGTCTGTCTAATTCCTCTAGAATAAACTCTGTCATCTCTTGATCAAAATACTTTGCCAGCGGCCACTCTTGTGACTCAATCAACTGCAATTCAATGGGATACTCCGATAAAGCATCAATGGTTTCCAAGCCAATTTGCCCTGCGCCAATAACTGAAATCTTTTTGGCAGTAGCGACTTTTTCAAATGCTGATAAAGCCTCTCGTTTCGATTTACAAGACAGCATTCTCTCCCTGCTATCCTGACTTTGGTATTCCCAGACCTGACAGGAGCCCATAGCAAGAATCAAATAATCAAAAGAAAGACTCTTTACTTGACCATTTTGACTGATTTGGATTACATTTTCCTCATGAGATAAGCTTAAGAATCGCGTTTCCAAGAGTAGCTCAATGTCCGAAGCAACAACTTCCTCATAGAGTTGACAAGTAGCTTCTTCCCAAGTCGAAATACGATTTTTCATTCGCCAATTAAAAGCATTTGGAAAAAAACCAACTTCTTTTTCCTGGTCAATCAGACAAATATTAGCCTGAGGATAGGTTTTTCTTGCCTCTACTGCTGCAGCTAATCCAGCAAAAGAAGCTCCAATAATAATAATTTCCATACAAGATCCTTATTTGTTTTTTGCTATTATAACAAGAATTACCCGAAATTGAAAAGGCTTGCAACTAAAAAACACACCAGATATCTGATATGTTTGAATAAACTTAAATAAAACGTCTAAAATGGAAGTTAACACCTTGGTTTGGATCGAGTGAAAATGGTGTCTTATGAATTAAAATAAAATCTTTTTTTCATAAAACTGTCCTTGCTTTCGTATTTTCAGGCTCGGGTTAAAACAGTCACTTCCCTGACTATCCTCGCTTTCGGGTTTTTGAGCTCGGGTTAAAAACGTCCACTGGACTAGCTCGCTTTCATATTTTTAGGCTCGCGTTAAAACAGTCACTTCCCTGACTGTTTTAATAATCTGGTCGTACGACTCCTGTTACTGTGGCTTTAGTTGCCTCGTAGTCGCCGTCCACTACGACTTTGATAATGCGTTTGGCATCTTCTTCTGGACATGGTACCAATGGTAAGCGGAGCGGGCCAACTTCAAATCCCATATAATTAAGAACTGCCTTAACCGGTGCAGGACTTGGGTAGGAGAAGAGGGCATTGACTTTCGGAATAAACTTACGTTGAATTGCGGCTGCTGTTCGGATATCTTGTTGCTCAATGGCTGTGAACATCTCATACATCTCATCACCATTTGTATGGGAAGCCACTGAAATTACACCGTCTGCTCCCAAGTTCATGGCATGGAAGGCATCTCCGTCCTCACCTGTATAAATCAAGAAATCTTCTGGCTTGTTTTCAATCAAGTAAGCCATATTGGCAAGGCTGGTACACTCTTTGACCCCAATGATATTGGGATGTTCTGCCAAACGCAACATGGTTTCTGGCGTCATTTCAACAACGACACGACCTGGGATATTGTAGATAATGATTGGCAAATCTGAAGCATCTGCAATGGCCTTAAAGTGCTGATACATTCCTTCTTGAGAAGGTTTGTTGTAATAAGGCACGATGGCAAGACCAGCCGCAAAGCCTCCGAATGCCGCTACTTCCTTAGCAAACTCAATCGAATCGCGCGTATCGTTGGTACCGATACCTGC is a genomic window of Streptococcus sp. 29896 containing:
- the glpK gene encoding glycerol kinase GlpK; the protein is MSAEKYIMAIDQGTTSSRAIIFNKKGEKVGSYQKEFTQIFPKPGWVEHNANEIWNSVQSVIAGSFIESGVRPDQIEGIGITNQRETTVVWDKETGLPIYNAIVWQSRQTAHIADQLKQDGHADLFHKKTGLVIDAYFSATKVRWILDQVPGAQERAEKGEILFGTIDTWLVWKLTNGKCHVTDYSNAARTMLYNIKELKWDDEILELLNIPKAMLPEVRSNSEIYGTTAPFHFYGAEVPISGMAGDQQAALFGQLAFEPGMVKNTYGTGSFIVMNTGEEMQLSDNSLLTTIGYGINGKVYYALEGSIFIAGSAVQWLRDGMRMVKESPESEELARKSTSNDEVYVVPAFTGLGAPYWNSDARGSVFGLTRGTTKEDFVKATLQSIAYQVRDVIDTMQIDSGIDISVLKVDGGAAMNSLLMQFQADILGIEIARAKNLETTALGAAFLAGLAVGFWKDLDELKELNAVGQSFQPAMNEARKEQLYKGWKKAVAATQLFAQLDEE
- a CDS encoding helix-turn-helix domain-containing protein, which encodes MHIAHLLEKRENAILHLMLDLQRMGHALSLKEACRRLDVSRSTLLRYITTFNEDAGVDELGLEFSLEDENLTLKRSASLSSQELLGYLCRPSLRYQLLLCLLDRNDVSIPLLAQELLVSEATISRQLASLNKLLKEFQIGIKGGKLKGSELQIRYFYFNLLWLTQPASDFELDRVYQEQLAYLPIFERQYQSSFNPRQAHQLGLWLTLVQKRMRLKDLDFQSTYEIMKPYHQHKFYRQLRSLFLTMSQQKSSSFQEGDAMTIFAFLFSQGILAAHQLEQLLGFGGPIMEATSWSFQELKTSMQMELMMEEESLYQLNQVFSQLYFFQSWIETGFEECPSCPTALQDLAKQILISVQENWFQHVTKPIADQQFQAMVQLIVYLLQVERTKVRLALASSYSKVRNLPLFQYLQQELDGNGALQFEFFEKGKDYDLIICLDYPLTSSHTYQLFSYPHPYDILALKKIISSLHLQKLDQAKRLLEGEYYKIERR
- a CDS encoding FAD-dependent oxidoreductase, with the translated sequence MEIIIIGASFAGLAAAVEARKTYPQANICLIDQEKEVGFFPNAFNWRMKNRISTWEEATCQLYEEVVASDIELLLETRFLSLSHEENVIQISQNGQVKSLSFDYLILAMGSCQVWEYQSQDSRERMLSCKSKREALSAFEKVATAKKISVIGAGQIGLETIDALSEYPIELQLIESQEWPLAKYFDQEMTEFILEELDRRNIKTYFGQTVNRLGIEDGSLVCETYEESIQADFGLLATNFRPNSQFLQGQLELDPDGCLVVDAFLETSRPGVFAVGDLIRLPFAFFGQAYLPMINHAILTGRLAVANLQEKKRPLKDVVRIVSSRIFGVNMTSVGLTEKEAQLWLDTDVVRIQQPYSQWDKEKLDFKLVLSQTDGRLLGGQLISKSDHLAQMNQLAFAIQQGLRIEDLLQQSWLCLPQQTALVPILIEAANYYYHDRRRREGDL
- the glpO gene encoding type 1 glycerol-3-phosphate oxidase, with protein sequence MEFSKETRRLAIEKMQDRQLDLLIIGGGITGAGVALQAAASGMETALIEMQDFAEGTSSRSTKLVHGGLRYLKQFDVEVVSDTVSERAVVQNIAPHIPKPDPMLLPVYDEEGSTFSLFRLKVAMDLYDLLAGVNNTDLANKVLTREEVLERAPHLKKEGLLGGGVYLDFRNNDARLVIENIKRAAKDGALIASRVKAEKFIKNEVGKVVGIVARDLLTDSTFEIRARLVINTTGPWSDEVRNLGGEGSGVFQMRPTKGVHLVVDSSRLSVPQPTYFDTGHADGRMVFVLPRENKTYFGTTDTDYTGDLANPTVTQEDVDYLLEIVNNRFPEANLTIDDIESGWAGLRPLLSGNGASDYNGGNNGKLSDDSFNSLIETVKAYLNNEKTRDDVEHDLSHLEGSVSEKHLDPSAVSRGSALDRDDNGLLTLAGGKITDFRKMAEGALEKVADILKEEHGRSFKLINSKTYPVSGGELNPANVAEEIEHLAQLGVKKGLDYDDALYLANLYGSNAPKVFALNHKVEAVSDLNQRDLLSLHYAMKEEMTLTVVDYLLRRTNYMLFMREQLDGVAPEVIKEMAAYYGWTTEEVAQQEALLIATLNKNDLTYLKEK
- the dapA gene encoding 4-hydroxy-tetrahydrodipicolinate synthase, with translation MSIQELRDVKIITAMITPFNEDGSINYAVLPELVEHLLSHHTEGILLAGTTAESPTLTHAEELELFAAVQKIVNGRVPLIAGIGTNDTRDSIEFAKEVAAFGGFAAGLAIVPYYNKPSQEGMYQHFKAIADASDLPIIIYNIPGRVVVEMTPETMLRLAEHPNIIGVKECTSLANMAYLIENKPEDFLIYTGEDGDAFHAMNLGADGVISVASHTNGDEMYEMFTAIEQQDIRTAAAIQRKFIPKVNALFSYPSPAPVKAVLNYMGFEVGPLRLPLVPCPEEDAKRIIKVVVDGDYEATKATVTGVVRPDY